A region of the Candidatus Eisenbacteria bacterium genome:
GACCATGGACAACGGCAAGCCCATTTTCGAGTCGCGCCAGGTGGACATCCCCACGGTCGCCGGGTGCTTCCACTACTTCGCGGGCTGGGCCACCAAGCTCGGCGGCGAGACCGTGCCGGTGAACCCCGGCTACCTCACCTACACACTGCGCGAGCCGGTCGGTGTGGTGGGCGCGATCATCCCCTGGAACTTCCCGATGATCATGGTGGGCTGGAAGGCGGCGCCCGCGCTGGCCGCCGGCAACTGCGTGGTGCTCAAGCCCGCCGCCGAGACGCCGCTCACCGCGGTGCGCATCGGCCAGCTGGCCCTGGAGGCCGGTCTTCCTCCGGGGGTGTTCAACGTGCTGCCCGGACCCGGCTCGAGCGCGGGTGCTGCGCTGGTGCGACACCCGGGGGTGGACAAGATCACCTTCACCGGCTCGACGGAAGTGGGCCGGCAGATCATGCGCGAGTGCGCGGACTCGGTGAAGAAGGTCACGCTCGAGCTGGGCGGCAAGTCTCCGAACATCGTCTTCGCCGATGCCGACCTCGATGCCGCCGTGCGCGGCGCCTACAACGGAATCTTCTACGGCAAGGGCGAGGTGTGCGCCGCGGGCTCGCGGCTGCTGGTAGAGAAGAGCGCCCACGACGAGGTGCTGGCGAAGCTCACGGAGCGCACGCAGAAGCTGACCCCAGCCGATCCGCTCGATCCCAAGACGCGGATGGGAGCGCTGGTCAACGAGTCGCAGATGAAGAAGGTCCTCGGCTACGTCGAAGCGGGCGTGGGCGAGGGAGCGCGGATCGCCGCCGGCGGCAAGCGCCAGCCGGTCAACGGCAAGGGCTGGTTCGTCCAGCCCACTCTTCTCGCCGGCGTCGAAAACCACATGCGCGTCGCGCAGGAGGAGATCTTCGGACCGGTGCTGAGCGTGATCCCGTTCGAAGGGGTCGATGACGGTGTGGCCAAGGCCAACGACA
Encoded here:
- a CDS encoding aldehyde dehydrogenase family protein codes for the protein MTDTLAPVQPARLIINGETVDAASGETFTTYNPATEEPICAVAKAGPEDVDRAVKAARAAFESGPWPRMRPAERQRILWKLGDLILAHADEIARLETMDNGKPIFESRQVDIPTVAGCFHYFAGWATKLGGETVPVNPGYLTYTLREPVGVVGAIIPWNFPMIMVGWKAAPALAAGNCVVLKPAAETPLTAVRIGQLALEAGLPPGVFNVLPGPGSSAGAALVRHPGVDKITFTGSTEVGRQIMRECADSVKKVTLELGGKSPNIVFADADLDAAVRGAYNGIFYGKGEVCAAGSRLLVEKSAHDEVLAKLTERTQKLTPADPLDPKTRMGALVNESQMKKVLGYVEAGVGEGARIAAGGKRQPVNGKGWFVQPTLLAGVENHMRVAQEEIFGPVLSVIPFEGVDDGVAKANDIFYGLAAGVWTRDVKKAHTVARRLAAGTVWVNLYNFYDPGMPFGGVKGSGFGRDLGADSLREYTQVKSVWVNLE